Proteins encoded within one genomic window of Raphanus sativus cultivar WK10039 unplaced genomic scaffold, ASM80110v3 Scaffold5113, whole genome shotgun sequence:
- the LOC130507663 gene encoding uncharacterized protein LOC130507663, whose translation MINEEISNFAEYYFPAEVQTKNRRPARHDDRGERATYHVTVPDIFTDVGRLSGKSKDRRLTEQERSHLQTYLLTNCEDVLQYERIFMAEKRFEYRYATEAELEEMKQKEFDGWMFTY comes from the exons atgatcaatgaagaaatttcaaactttgctgagtactactttccagcagaagttcagaccaaaaacagaagacctgcacggcatgatgatagaggcgaacgggcaacataccatgttacggttcctgacattttcacagatgttggacgacttagcggaaaatcaaaggaccgtcgacttactgagcaggagcgcagtcatttgcaaacatatttgctcaccaactgcgaagatgttcttcaatatgagag GATTTTCATGGCAGAAAAGCGGTTCGAATATAGATACGCTACAGAGGCAGAACTAGAAGAAATGAAGCAAAAAGAATTTGATGGATGGATGTTTACTTAT